From Demequina capsici:
CGGGTGGGCGTTCCGCTCGCTCCTCGTCGAGACGCTGCGCGGCGCCTTCGGCCTCGGCCGCCCCGCGCGCTACAAGATCATGCCGTGGGTCCTCGTAGGCCTGTTCACCGTCCCCGCCCTCGTCATCGTGACCGTCGCGATCCTCACCAAGCTCGACACCCTGCCGCTCAGCTACACCCAGTACCCCGTGGCGATCTCCCTGCTGACGTCCCTCTTCGTCGCGGGGCGCGCGCCGTACGCGGTCTCGCGCGACATCCGCGACGGCGTCATCCCGCTGTACCTCTCGCGCCCGATCACGCGCCGCGACTACGTGCTCGCGAAGGTGCTGGGCCTCGCGGCCGCTGTCTTCGCCTTCATCGCCACGCCCGTGACGGTGCTCTTCGTCGGCGCGCTGCTGGCCAAGTATCCGGTCGGCCATGAGGTGTGGGCCTGGCTCGGAGGCCTGCTCATGGCCGCGGCGCTGTCCGTGCTCGTGACGACGATCGCGCTCGCGATCGCCTCGTTCACCAAGCGTCGGGGCTTCGGCGTGGCTGCGATCCTCGCCACGTTCGTGCTGACCTCTGGGGTCTCGAACGTGCTCATCGACGTCGTCAGCATCAAGTCCACGCGCACGCACGGCACGTTCTTCGCGGTGCTCGACCCGTACCTGCTCGTCGACGGTCTGGCTGCGGCGTGGCTCGGCGTCGAGCCGCAGCACAGCACGTCGCAGCCCGACGGCGCGGTCGGTGCGCTCGTCTTCACCGCCGTGCTCGTGGTCGCGATCGCCGGGGCCGTCGCGATCCTCATGCGACGCTTCCGGAAGGTCGGTGGGGCATGAGCACGATCCAGCTCTCCGGCGTGTCCCGCTGGTTCGGCAACGTGGTGGCGGTCAACGACGTCACGATGACGGTCGGCCCCGGCGTGACCGGGCTGCTCGGCCCGAACGGCGCGGGGAAGTCCACACTGCTGGCGATGATGAGCGGCTTCCTGCCCCCGTCGTCGGGCACCGTGACACTCGACGGTGAGCCGGTGTGGCGCCACCCGGACATCTACCGGACCGTCGGCCTCGTCCCCGAGGCCGAGGCGATGTTCGACTCCATGACGGCCCGGGAGTTCGTGACCGCGAACGCCGAGCTCCACTACCTGCCGCGCCCGGCCGCCGCCGCGCTCGCCGCGATCGAGCAGGTGGAGATGCTCGAAGCGCTCGACCGGCCTATCGGCACCTTCTCCAAGGGCATGAAGCAGCGCATCAAGATGGCGACAGCGCTCGTCCATGAGCCTGCCGTCCTGCTGCTCGACGAGCCCTTCAACGGCATGGACCCGCGCCAGCGACTCCACCTGCTCGGGTTGCTGCAGCGGCTCGGCGACAGCGGCACCACCGTCCTGTTCAGCAGCCACATCCTCGAGGAGGTCGAGGACATCGCGGGCACCATCGAGGTGCTCGTGGCCGGGCGCCAGGCGGCATCCGGCAACTTCCGGGAGATCCGCCGACTCATGACCGGCCGACCCCACCAGTACGAGATCTCCTCGAGCGACGATCGCTCGCTCGCCGCCGCGATCATCGCCGACGGCGCCGCCGACGCCGTGAGCATCTCCGCCGCGGGCCTCCAGGTGCAGACGTCGAACTTCGGCGCGTTCGTGCACGCGTTGCCCCGGATCGCCGTCGCGGAAGGGATCTCGCTGCACGACGTGACGCCTGCCGATGAGTCGCTTGAGAGCGTCTTCGCCTACCTGGTCGCACGATGATCGACGCGCGCACCGAGGAGGTCTCATGAACATCGTGGTGATGCGGCTCGCGTTCCGGTCGCTGCTCGGCAGCCGTCGTTCCTGGATCCTCGTGGGGCTCGCAGTGCTGCTGTTCGGCGTTGCCGGCCTCACGCGTTGGGGCTCCGGCGGCGACATCCACTCGTCCGCATCCCTGGTCATGAACTTCGGACTCGGCACGCTCGTGCCTGTGATGTGCCTGCTCATCGGCACGGGTGTCATCGCTCCCGAGATCGAGGACGGCTCCATCGTCTATCTGCTTGCGAAGCCCTTGTCGCGGCGTGCGATCGCGCTGTCCAAGCTCTCCGTCGCCACCCTCGTGGCCGTCGTGTCCACCGTCGCGTCGATCGCGATCGCGTGCCTCATCGCGGGCGACGAGCACGGCCGCCTCGCGCTAGCCATGAGCGGCGCCACGGCGCTCGCCGCGGTCGCATACACGGCGGTGTTCTTCGCGATCGCGATCCTCACGCGCAACCCGATCATCATCGGCCTCATCTACGCGTTGCTGTGGGAGGGGGTGCTCGCGGGCTACGTGCCGGGCGTGCGCGCGGTCAGCATCCGCCAGTGGGCGCTCGCCCCCGCCGAGCAGCTGCTCACGGACCCGGGTGCGCTCGGCGTGAAGTCCGAGGTGGGGGTCGCGGTGGGTCTGCTGATGCTCGCGCTCGCCACAGCGGGCGCGATCGTCGCCGCAACGTGGCGGCTCGCGCGCCTGCCCGTCCGCGTCAGCGACTGACCGCGCCCCTCGGCGCCCCCGGCAGGATTCGAACCTGCGACCTGCGGATTAGAAGTCCGATGCTCTATCCAGCTGAGCTACGAGGGCCTGATGCGCATGGGCGCATGCACAAGGGTAGCGGGCGCGCGGGGGCGGGTCAGTCGGTCTTGCGGAAGGCGTCGGCAGCCTTCGAGCGTTGCGGAGATGACGACACTGACCCGTGAGACCCCGTCCTGAGGAGACCCCGCGCCATGGACTACGGACACCCGCTCCGCTTCGGCACCTTCATCACCCCCACGAACGCCTCGCCGCAGCAGCCCGTGAGGCTCGCGCAGCTGAGCGAACGGCTCGGCTACGACCTCGTGACGTTCCAGGACCACCCGTATCAGCCGTCCTTCCACGACACCTGGACGCTGCTGTCGTACGTGGCCGCCTCGACCGAGCGCATCCACCTCGCACCCAACGTCCTCAACCTTCCGTTGCGCCAGCCGCTCGTCGCGGCGCGCGCCGCCGCATCGCTCGATCTGCTCAGCGGTG
This genomic window contains:
- a CDS encoding ABC transporter permease, which codes for MTGTDAPRSVIHDIGFRHYDGPRLGRGWAFRSLLVETLRGAFGLGRPARYKIMPWVLVGLFTVPALVIVTVAILTKLDTLPLSYTQYPVAISLLTSLFVAGRAPYAVSRDIRDGVIPLYLSRPITRRDYVLAKVLGLAAAVFAFIATPVTVLFVGALLAKYPVGHEVWAWLGGLLMAAALSVLVTTIALAIASFTKRRGFGVAAILATFVLTSGVSNVLIDVVSIKSTRTHGTFFAVLDPYLLVDGLAAAWLGVEPQHSTSQPDGAVGALVFTAVLVVAIAGAVAILMRRFRKVGGA
- a CDS encoding ABC transporter ATP-binding protein, with protein sequence MSTIQLSGVSRWFGNVVAVNDVTMTVGPGVTGLLGPNGAGKSTLLAMMSGFLPPSSGTVTLDGEPVWRHPDIYRTVGLVPEAEAMFDSMTAREFVTANAELHYLPRPAAAALAAIEQVEMLEALDRPIGTFSKGMKQRIKMATALVHEPAVLLLDEPFNGMDPRQRLHLLGLLQRLGDSGTTVLFSSHILEEVEDIAGTIEVLVAGRQAASGNFREIRRLMTGRPHQYEISSSDDRSLAAAIIADGAADAVSISAAGLQVQTSNFGAFVHALPRIAVAEGISLHDVTPADESLESVFAYLVAR
- a CDS encoding ABC transporter permease; translation: MNIVVMRLAFRSLLGSRRSWILVGLAVLLFGVAGLTRWGSGGDIHSSASLVMNFGLGTLVPVMCLLIGTGVIAPEIEDGSIVYLLAKPLSRRAIALSKLSVATLVAVVSTVASIAIACLIAGDEHGRLALAMSGATALAAVAYTAVFFAIAILTRNPIIIGLIYALLWEGVLAGYVPGVRAVSIRQWALAPAEQLLTDPGALGVKSEVGVAVGLLMLALATAGAIVAATWRLARLPVRVSD